One window of the Enterobacter huaxiensis genome contains the following:
- a CDS encoding methyl-accepting chemotaxis protein → MSIINRFANLKVSKKLFLGFSLVLLVTIVILVSGLLGISSIQDKVQKNSHTTDLFNALSQVRLGRTNFQYTLDQKYLDQTNAATQKMQSIVASMEALSWSPEGKKALDDTATAVDSYVATLVPFTKSLAEKKISEQKISTQGLCDNSELASQLSRKGNLDPQHALVAAQIAFIMSDIDSQVTLYKQHPTDALLQGIRTRLETAKFDTEQLLPVASEEQKVWLQSGLEDMHSVGAELLEYKNVWNQQAILSDTLSGKALTLTQAIQTLFDMQQEMVADTVDSVQVQMGIVAAIGIALGILLAMGITLSITRPLGETLRVAEQIAKGDLTSTLTSTRRDEPGLLMQAVATMNANLKNIINDVRDGVDSVARSSSEIAAGNMDLSARTEQQSAAVVETAASMEELTSTVALNAENANHARLLAEEASHNASEGSQISLKVIDTMKNVRSSSHRISEITTVINSIAFQTNILALNAAVEAARAGDQGKGFAVVAAEVRTLAQRSAQSAKEIENLINESVVHVDTGFSLVESAGDAMTKIETSVAQVRDIMNEIASATDEQSRGISQIAQAMAEMDTTTQQNAALVEESSAAASSLEDQAVQLEKVVSIFRVSREQTARAEHRRGNGGIAASVTPLPRPSANDQGDWIKF, encoded by the coding sequence ATGAGCATAATCAATCGCTTCGCCAATTTAAAAGTCAGCAAGAAGTTATTCCTTGGATTTTCCCTCGTGCTGCTCGTGACTATCGTAATTCTGGTTTCGGGTTTGCTGGGTATTAGCAGCATTCAGGACAAGGTCCAAAAGAACAGCCATACCACCGATCTGTTTAACGCCCTGTCACAGGTGCGCTTAGGACGGACAAACTTCCAGTATACGCTGGACCAGAAGTATCTTGACCAGACTAACGCCGCGACTCAGAAAATGCAGAGCATTGTGGCCAGCATGGAAGCATTATCATGGTCTCCGGAGGGGAAAAAAGCGCTGGATGATACCGCGACGGCGGTGGACAGCTACGTCGCAACCCTGGTGCCATTCACTAAATCCCTTGCGGAAAAGAAAATCAGTGAACAAAAAATCAGCACTCAGGGGTTGTGCGATAACTCCGAGCTCGCCTCCCAGCTCAGTCGAAAGGGTAACCTGGACCCTCAGCATGCGCTCGTGGCGGCTCAGATTGCGTTCATCATGAGCGACATCGATTCGCAGGTTACTCTTTATAAACAACACCCAACGGATGCTTTGCTGCAAGGGATCCGCACGCGTCTTGAGACCGCGAAATTTGACACCGAACAGCTGCTTCCTGTGGCATCTGAGGAACAAAAGGTCTGGCTTCAGTCTGGCCTCGAAGACATGCACAGCGTCGGAGCAGAGCTACTGGAGTATAAAAACGTCTGGAATCAGCAGGCCATCCTTTCCGACACCTTATCAGGAAAAGCCCTGACGCTGACCCAGGCGATCCAGACGCTGTTTGACATGCAGCAGGAAATGGTCGCGGATACCGTCGATAGCGTTCAGGTGCAAATGGGTATTGTTGCCGCCATTGGCATCGCGCTCGGCATCCTCCTGGCGATGGGCATCACGCTGTCTATTACCCGGCCGCTGGGTGAAACCCTGCGCGTGGCAGAGCAGATCGCCAAAGGCGACCTCACCAGCACCCTGACCAGCACCCGTCGTGATGAACCGGGCCTGCTCATGCAGGCCGTGGCTACCATGAACGCTAATCTAAAAAACATCATCAACGACGTGCGTGACGGTGTCGATAGCGTCGCGCGCTCGTCGTCGGAAATTGCGGCCGGGAATATGGATCTCTCAGCCCGAACAGAGCAGCAGTCTGCCGCGGTAGTCGAAACCGCGGCCAGTATGGAAGAGCTGACCTCAACCGTCGCGCTGAATGCGGAAAATGCCAACCATGCGCGTCTGCTGGCAGAAGAAGCCTCGCATAACGCCAGCGAAGGGAGCCAGATTTCACTCAAGGTGATTGATACCATGAAGAACGTGCGCAGCAGTTCGCACCGTATTTCTGAGATCACCACCGTGATTAACAGCATCGCTTTCCAGACCAACATTCTCGCGCTCAATGCCGCCGTAGAAGCCGCCCGCGCCGGCGATCAGGGAAAAGGGTTTGCCGTGGTCGCAGCCGAAGTGCGTACGCTTGCCCAGCGCAGCGCCCAATCCGCAAAAGAGATTGAAAACCTGATCAACGAGTCCGTCGTGCATGTGGACACCGGCTTCAGCCTGGTGGAAAGCGCGGGCGATGCCATGACCAAAATCGAAACGTCCGTTGCGCAGGTTCGCGACATCATGAACGAAATCGCCTCGGCCACCGACGAGCAGAGCCGCGGCATTTCACAGATTGCGCAGGCCATGGCGGAGATGGATACCACTACGCAGCAAAACGCCGCGCTGGTGGAAGAGTCTTCTGCTGCGGCAAGCTCGCTGGAGGATCAGGCCGTGCAGCTTGAGAAAGTGGTGTCGATCTTCCGCGTCTCCAGAGAGCAAACCGCACGTGCGGAACACCGTCGGGGAAACGGTGGGATTGCCGCCAGCGTGACCCCGCTTCCACGCCCCTCCGCCAACGACCAGGGCGACTGGATTAAATTCTGA
- a CDS encoding EAL domain-containing protein: protein MMTSMIHNPGLLSGVGALLARFFTHAPERTLREAIAQRQIGPVYQPFYDSQTGVMAGIEVLARWTHPLYGSVAPDMFIPLAEKHNLIAPLTHRLIQQVIADLQHRIHLFPDGLYISLNLSPHNCLDPRFESDTLELLQTFASHHVQVVVEITERHPLHVTPQLSEWFAALRKSRISVALDDFGTGYSNLAYIHALDPEFIKIDKLFVSQIGENGDTRLVDTLIELAKTMNLRIIAEGVETALQADYLRGKNSDFLQGYYLCRPVQINELVRMALSKKSEVN from the coding sequence ATGATGACCTCAATGATACATAACCCTGGACTGCTCTCCGGCGTCGGCGCTCTGCTGGCCCGCTTTTTTACCCACGCCCCGGAAAGAACGTTGCGCGAAGCCATTGCTCAGCGCCAGATCGGGCCGGTATATCAACCCTTTTACGACAGCCAGACGGGCGTAATGGCGGGTATTGAAGTGCTCGCCAGATGGACGCATCCGCTTTACGGCAGCGTCGCCCCGGACATGTTTATCCCGCTGGCAGAGAAGCACAACCTCATCGCCCCGTTGACCCATCGGCTGATCCAGCAGGTTATCGCCGATCTGCAGCATCGGATCCACCTCTTCCCCGACGGGCTGTACATCAGCCTTAACCTGAGCCCGCACAACTGTCTCGACCCCCGTTTTGAATCGGATACGCTTGAGCTGTTGCAAACCTTCGCCTCACATCACGTTCAGGTGGTCGTCGAAATTACGGAAAGGCACCCGCTGCACGTCACCCCTCAGCTAAGCGAGTGGTTTGCTGCACTGCGAAAGTCCCGTATTTCCGTTGCGCTGGATGACTTCGGCACCGGGTATTCCAACCTGGCTTACATCCACGCGCTGGATCCGGAATTCATCAAGATAGACAAACTGTTCGTCAGCCAGATTGGTGAAAATGGCGATACCCGTCTCGTGGACACGCTTATCGAGCTTGCCAAAACCATGAATCTGAGGATTATTGCGGAAGGTGTTGAAACGGCGCTACAGGCAGACTATTTACGCGGCAAAAACAGCGATTTTTTGCAAGGTTACTATCTCTGTCGGCCCGTACAAATTAACGAACTCGTCAGAATGGCGCTCAGCAAAAAAAGTGAAGTGAACTAA
- the yahO gene encoding DUF1471 family periplasmic protein YahO, giving the protein MKKTTAILLGTAFLITTNAFAAELLTKNDFEKVESQYQKIGTVNTSGEVSVDDAKKELIEKADKEGADVLVLTSGNTNNKIHGTADIYKKK; this is encoded by the coding sequence ATGAAAAAAACGACTGCTATTTTGTTGGGAACCGCATTTCTGATTACGACTAATGCATTTGCAGCAGAACTTCTGACCAAGAATGATTTCGAGAAAGTTGAATCTCAGTATCAAAAGATCGGTACCGTTAATACCTCCGGTGAAGTATCGGTTGACGATGCGAAGAAAGAGCTAATCGAGAAAGCGGATAAAGAGGGCGCCGACGTGCTGGTGCTGACGTCCGGAAATACGAACAACAAGATCCACGGTACTGCCGATATCTACAAGAAAAAATAA
- a CDS encoding ABC transporter ATP-binding protein, protein MLELTSISKSFADARVLDSINLSVAPGSRTAIVGPSGSGKTTLLRILAGFETPDAGRIMMQGRTLFDEAHFIPAHQRGIGFVPQEGALFPHLNVADNIAWGLEGTRQEKRRRVEALMEMVALDRQLATHWPHEISGGQQQRVALARALAQRPSLMLLDEPFSALDTGLRAMTRRATADLLAEAGVASILVTHDQHEALSFATQVAVMRGGRFTQVGTPFEVYTRPVDEETALFLGDALVLPAELNAGRAVCALGDIETDNQHATGAGRMMLRPEQLHVTACAPHESEVAILDVDFTGHLSTLTLALGNESEPLVLKTVSQPGWRPGASVRIDIVGTARVF, encoded by the coding sequence ATGCTTGAATTAACGTCCATTTCTAAATCCTTTGCCGACGCGCGGGTGCTCGACAGTATTAACCTGAGCGTTGCGCCGGGCAGCCGGACGGCCATTGTCGGGCCGTCAGGATCGGGAAAAACGACGCTGTTGCGTATTCTTGCGGGTTTCGAAACGCCGGACGCCGGGCGGATAATGATGCAGGGCCGAACGCTGTTTGATGAAGCCCACTTTATTCCTGCCCATCAGCGCGGCATCGGCTTCGTGCCGCAGGAGGGGGCGCTGTTTCCGCATCTCAACGTGGCGGATAACATTGCCTGGGGGCTGGAGGGCACCCGTCAGGAGAAGCGCCGCCGCGTTGAGGCGCTTATGGAGATGGTCGCGCTGGACAGGCAGCTGGCAACCCACTGGCCGCATGAGATTTCCGGCGGGCAGCAGCAGCGCGTGGCGCTTGCCCGCGCGCTGGCGCAGCGTCCTTCCCTGATGCTGCTGGATGAACCCTTCTCAGCGCTGGACACCGGGCTTCGCGCCATGACGCGCAGGGCGACGGCCGATCTTCTTGCCGAAGCAGGCGTGGCCTCTATTCTGGTGACCCACGATCAGCATGAAGCACTCTCCTTTGCCACCCAGGTTGCGGTGATGCGCGGGGGGCGTTTTACCCAGGTAGGAACGCCGTTTGAGGTGTATACCCGTCCCGTGGACGAAGAGACCGCCCTGTTTCTGGGCGATGCGCTGGTTCTGCCCGCAGAGCTGAACGCCGGGCGCGCGGTTTGCGCGTTGGGTGACATCGAGACGGATAATCAGCACGCGACGGGGGCCGGGCGGATGATGCTGCGACCCGAGCAGCTTCACGTTACCGCATGCGCGCCGCACGAGAGCGAGGTAGCAATTCTCGATGTCGATTTCACCGGACACCTGTCGACGCTGACCCTCGCATTGGGTAATGAATCCGAGCCGCTGGTTCTGAAAACGGTCAGCCAGCCGGGGTGGCGCCCCGGTGCGTCAGTGCGTATTGATATCGTCGGGACAGCCCGTGTTTTCTGA
- a CDS encoding ABC transporter permease, translated as MSGLSLDLGKNTHRQPARRRPALPMVALAILFSLLALLPLGFIVAIGIETGWETIRVLVFRPRVAELLSNTLWLTALSVPLCIMVGVAMAWLTERTSLAGRGIWSALAVAPLAIPAFVQSYAWISVVPSMHGLSAGVFLSVLAYYPFIYMPVAAVLRRLDPTLEDVAASLGTPPWQVFFRVVLPQLKLAICGGALLVALHLLAEYGLYVMIRFDTFTTAIYDQFQSTFSGPAANMLAGVLALCCLVMLVLEGATRGKARYARIGSGAAREQKRWPLRPAAAALGQLLFVTLVVLALGVPLTVLCRWIWLGGVQNWLSPELWQAFRQTLMLGAGGALLTTLCVIPIAWLGIRYPHRIFRLLEGCIYITSSLPGIVTALALVTVTIHYARPIYQTEVTLFLAYLLMFMPRALINLRAGMAQAPVELENVARSLGSSPAQALWRVTMRLAAPGAAAGAALVFLGVSNELTATLLLSPLGTRTLSTGFWALTSEIDYVAAAPYAMLMILISLPLTGILYVQSKKIAGL; from the coding sequence ATGTCTGGCTTGAGTCTCGACCTTGGTAAAAATACGCACCGACAGCCTGCCCGCAGGCGTCCTGCGTTGCCGATGGTAGCGTTAGCGATTCTGTTCTCACTGCTGGCGCTGCTGCCTTTGGGCTTTATCGTTGCCATTGGCATCGAAACGGGCTGGGAAACCATTCGGGTGCTGGTGTTTCGCCCGCGCGTTGCTGAGCTGCTCAGCAACACGCTGTGGCTGACGGCACTCTCGGTCCCTCTGTGCATTATGGTGGGGGTGGCGATGGCCTGGCTGACAGAGCGCACGTCGCTGGCGGGCCGGGGGATATGGTCTGCGCTGGCGGTCGCGCCGCTGGCTATTCCCGCCTTTGTGCAAAGCTACGCCTGGATTAGCGTGGTACCGTCGATGCACGGTCTTTCCGCTGGCGTGTTTCTCTCGGTTTTAGCCTATTACCCGTTTATCTACATGCCCGTTGCGGCCGTTTTACGCCGTCTCGACCCTACGCTTGAAGATGTGGCCGCCTCGCTCGGCACGCCGCCGTGGCAGGTCTTTTTCCGCGTGGTGCTGCCGCAGCTCAAGCTGGCTATCTGCGGTGGCGCGCTGCTGGTGGCGCTGCACCTGCTGGCGGAGTATGGCCTGTACGTCATGATCCGCTTTGATACGTTCACCACCGCAATTTACGATCAGTTCCAGTCAACCTTCAGCGGCCCGGCGGCCAACATGCTGGCCGGCGTGCTGGCGTTGTGCTGTCTGGTGATGTTGGTGCTGGAAGGGGCGACCCGTGGCAAAGCGCGGTATGCACGCATTGGCTCCGGGGCCGCGCGTGAACAAAAGCGCTGGCCGCTCAGGCCTGCTGCGGCCGCGCTGGGGCAGCTGCTGTTTGTCACGCTGGTTGTCCTGGCGCTGGGTGTGCCGCTGACAGTGCTATGCCGGTGGATATGGCTCGGCGGCGTGCAAAACTGGCTGAGCCCCGAGCTCTGGCAGGCATTTCGTCAGACGCTGATGCTCGGCGCGGGCGGCGCGCTCCTGACAACCCTGTGCGTCATTCCCATCGCCTGGCTTGGTATACGCTATCCCCATCGCATTTTCCGGCTGCTGGAAGGGTGCATTTACATTACCAGCTCTCTGCCGGGTATCGTGACGGCGCTTGCGCTGGTGACGGTAACCATTCACTACGCTCGCCCGATCTATCAAACCGAAGTGACGCTGTTCCTCGCCTACCTGCTGATGTTTATGCCCCGCGCGCTGATCAACCTGCGCGCGGGTATGGCGCAGGCGCCGGTGGAGCTGGAAAACGTGGCGCGCAGCCTCGGCAGTTCGCCTGCACAAGCGCTGTGGCGCGTAACGATGCGTCTGGCGGCACCCGGTGCGGCGGCCGGTGCCGCCCTGGTATTTCTGGGCGTCAGCAATGAGCTGACCGCCACGCTGCTGCTCTCGCCGCTCGGCACGCGCACGCTCTCAACCGGTTTCTGGGCGCTCACCAGCGAGATCGATTACGTCGCCGCTGCCCCTTACGCCATGCTGATGATCCTTATCTCGCTGCCGCTCACCGGTATTCTTTATGTGCAGTCTAAAAAAATTGCAGGGCTCTGA
- a CDS encoding iron ABC transporter substrate-binding protein has protein sequence MNSRVLSCFSLALLSSSIFLSTQTLAADSNDGIVVYNAQHENLVKSWVDGFTKETGIKVTLRNGDDSELGNQLVQEGSASPADVFLTENSPSMVLVDNAKLFAPLDAATLNQVPAQFRPAHGRWTGIAARSTVFVYNPSRLSEQQLPTSLMDLAKPEWKGRWAASPSGADFQAIVSAMLALKGEQATLEWLKAMKTNFVAYKGNSTVMKAVNAGQIDGGVIYHYYRFVDQSKTGENSKNTQLHYFKHQDPGAFVSISGGGVLASSKHKEQAQAFIKWITGKEGQELLRTNNAFEYAVGVNAASNPKLVPLKDLDAPKVEPSTLNGKKVIDLMTQAGLL, from the coding sequence ATGAATTCTCGCGTTTTGTCATGCTTCTCGCTTGCTCTATTGTCTTCATCAATTTTCCTTTCAACACAGACACTTGCTGCTGATAGTAACGACGGTATCGTGGTTTATAACGCCCAGCATGAAAATCTGGTGAAGTCGTGGGTCGATGGTTTTACAAAAGAAACCGGAATTAAAGTCACATTGCGTAATGGCGATGATAGCGAGCTGGGTAATCAGCTGGTTCAGGAAGGAAGTGCGTCTCCCGCGGATGTATTTCTGACGGAAAACTCTCCGTCTATGGTACTGGTTGATAATGCAAAACTCTTTGCGCCGTTAGATGCTGCGACATTAAATCAGGTCCCTGCGCAGTTTCGCCCGGCACATGGCCGCTGGACAGGAATAGCCGCGCGCAGCACCGTATTTGTGTATAACCCATCCAGACTGAGCGAGCAGCAGCTGCCGACATCACTGATGGATCTGGCGAAACCGGAATGGAAAGGTCGCTGGGCGGCTTCCCCGTCGGGTGCGGATTTCCAGGCGATTGTCAGTGCGATGCTGGCGCTGAAGGGTGAGCAGGCGACGCTTGAGTGGCTCAAAGCCATGAAGACCAACTTTGTCGCCTATAAAGGCAACAGCACGGTGATGAAAGCCGTCAATGCGGGCCAAATCGATGGCGGGGTGATTTATCACTACTACCGCTTTGTTGACCAGTCTAAAACCGGCGAGAACAGCAAAAACACCCAGCTCCACTACTTTAAGCATCAGGATCCTGGCGCATTCGTCAGCATCTCCGGCGGCGGCGTGCTGGCCTCCAGCAAGCATAAAGAGCAGGCTCAGGCGTTCATTAAGTGGATCACCGGTAAAGAGGGGCAGGAGCTACTGCGGACCAACAACGCGTTTGAATATGCGGTGGGCGTGAATGCAGCCTCTAACCCGAAGCTGGTTCCGCTGAAAGATCTTGATGCGCCAAAGGTTGAACCCTCAACGCTCAACGGTAAAAAAGTCATCGATCTGATGACGCAGGCTGGTCTGCTGTGA
- a CDS encoding EAL domain-containing protein, translated as MTAQNLTPSPSRAQYTLPGITGIKLEPIVALASSRTVGVEVLSVLSPHLQSECYFHDQSAVQSLMLLEAQLATLKKARTGDNLFINLPITVLTVPEIFRRLLRVACRPLNIEIVEPASFLSLSAALRARAFRHMQQLSAEGHRIWLDDVDEALASSFLSCHLPLSGVKIDKFAFWRLRATPALAHLVSLCSELAANVLIEGIETDKDHACALQAGAGFGQGYYWPSWTWPED; from the coding sequence GTGACAGCACAAAACCTGACGCCTTCCCCCTCACGCGCGCAGTACACCTTGCCAGGCATTACCGGTATTAAGCTTGAACCTATCGTCGCCCTCGCCTCATCCCGCACCGTCGGCGTTGAAGTGCTCAGCGTTTTGTCGCCGCATCTGCAAAGTGAGTGCTATTTTCACGATCAATCGGCTGTTCAGTCACTTATGCTACTTGAAGCGCAACTCGCCACGTTAAAAAAGGCACGCACCGGTGACAATCTTTTTATCAATCTGCCGATAACCGTATTAACAGTGCCGGAAATATTCCGGCGGCTGCTTCGGGTGGCCTGCCGGCCGCTCAACATTGAGATTGTCGAGCCAGCATCATTTTTATCGCTGTCTGCGGCGCTTCGCGCGCGCGCGTTCCGGCATATGCAGCAGCTAAGCGCAGAGGGCCACCGTATCTGGCTGGATGACGTTGATGAAGCGTTAGCGTCATCGTTTTTATCCTGTCACCTGCCGTTAAGCGGGGTAAAGATCGATAAGTTCGCATTCTGGCGTTTACGCGCCACGCCAGCCCTCGCGCATCTGGTCTCGCTCTGCTCAGAGCTTGCCGCGAACGTGCTAATCGAAGGGATTGAAACAGACAAGGATCATGCATGTGCTCTGCAGGCAGGCGCGGGGTTCGGTCAGGGATATTACTGGCCCTCCTGGACATGGCCGGAGGACTAA
- a CDS encoding helix-turn-helix transcriptional regulator, with product MRMTVRRYRRRRTGSDSLGFTHSPFAPPFFDRLEFLSQSINQTRKTDAPFIILVTEDNFLRSGLLNGQSPLSNCSDYNTLKSALGALNHWPLARLVVDIDCRASRLIDMLDQLRRQSLYPPYLKPHLLVRADDYDTRLFCRASGPFNVLERQLTAPALQQSLLEPTHPPGSDKEWFSRSEWPVLQDLSRGHSLKQIALRHNRPYNRIIYRLSCILAKLGLSHRQELLHLLNNLSDFAR from the coding sequence ATGCGAATGACAGTGCGCCGTTACAGGCGGCGTCGTACAGGAAGTGATTCACTGGGATTTACGCACTCGCCATTTGCTCCGCCTTTTTTCGATCGCCTCGAATTTTTGAGCCAGTCTATCAACCAGACTCGCAAAACCGATGCGCCTTTTATCATTTTGGTTACTGAGGATAACTTCCTGCGTTCGGGCCTCCTGAACGGGCAATCGCCATTGAGCAATTGCAGTGACTACAACACCCTGAAAAGCGCGCTCGGTGCCCTGAATCACTGGCCCTTAGCCCGGCTGGTGGTGGATATCGATTGCCGGGCGTCAAGGCTTATCGACATGCTGGACCAGCTGAGAAGGCAGAGCCTTTATCCGCCCTACCTGAAACCGCATCTGCTCGTCCGGGCAGATGATTACGACACCCGCCTTTTTTGTCGCGCCTCCGGCCCTTTCAACGTGCTGGAGCGGCAGCTCACCGCCCCGGCACTGCAGCAAAGTCTTCTGGAGCCCACCCACCCACCGGGTTCCGACAAAGAGTGGTTCTCCCGCAGCGAGTGGCCTGTTTTGCAAGATCTCTCGCGGGGGCACTCGCTGAAGCAGATCGCCCTACGGCATAATCGCCCCTACAACCGCATTATTTATCGACTCAGCTGCATTCTGGCAAAGCTTGGGTTAAGCCATCGGCAGGAGCTGCTGCATCTTCTCAATAACCTTTCAGACTTCGCTCGTTAG
- the fimZ gene encoding fimbria biosynthesis transcriptional regulator FimZ → MKPASVIIMDEHPIVRMSIEVLLQKNKNIIVKLKSGDSHEVLDCIRNHTIDLVILDIEMTGTDGFSLLKRIRNLNKEIKVLFLSSKSESFYAGRAIRAGANGFVSKRKDLGEIYNAVEMILTGYSFFPSETLSFINHLGSRTGAEVDMPLSNREVTVLRYLANGLSNKEIADQLLLSNKTISAHKSNIYSKLGVQSIVELIDYAKAHELL, encoded by the coding sequence ATGAAACCGGCATCCGTTATCATTATGGACGAACATCCTATCGTCAGAATGTCGATAGAAGTCCTGCTACAGAAAAATAAAAACATCATCGTCAAACTCAAGTCTGGTGATAGTCACGAAGTGCTTGATTGCATACGTAACCATACGATCGACCTGGTGATCCTCGATATCGAAATGACAGGCACTGACGGGTTCTCATTACTTAAGAGAATCAGGAACTTAAATAAAGAGATCAAAGTTCTTTTCTTGTCGTCAAAATCAGAGTCTTTCTATGCCGGGCGCGCCATTCGTGCAGGCGCCAATGGCTTTGTCAGCAAGCGAAAAGATTTGGGCGAGATCTACAATGCGGTCGAGATGATACTCACCGGTTATTCGTTCTTCCCTTCAGAAACGCTGAGCTTTATAAATCATCTGGGCTCACGAACGGGGGCTGAGGTGGATATGCCGTTATCAAATCGCGAGGTCACGGTTCTGCGCTATCTGGCGAACGGATTATCAAACAAGGAGATTGCCGATCAGTTATTATTAAGCAACAAAACAATCAGCGCGCACAAATCCAATATCTATTCCAAGCTGGGTGTGCAGAGTATTGTTGAATTAATTGATTACGCGAAGGCACACGAGTTGCTATAA
- the sfmF gene encoding fimbria assembly protein, whose amino-acid sequence MHNWSRYFSAVALLMLHTSSHAATALGEINIQMYGNIVDFTCVAEGSDSDKTVPLGTWPTKQLRTAGSRTQAMPFSLRLTGCPPGSASVTFSGKADGSDSSLLALNDASAASNVAVEIRDRDKTRLALQQASQDVAVDAEGNAELSFYANYIATADNPQPGKADADATFMINYN is encoded by the coding sequence ATGCACAACTGGAGCAGGTACTTTTCTGCGGTCGCACTGTTGATGCTTCATACTAGCTCGCATGCCGCGACGGCACTGGGTGAAATCAATATCCAGATGTACGGCAACATTGTCGATTTTACCTGTGTGGCAGAGGGCAGCGACAGCGACAAAACCGTTCCGCTGGGCACCTGGCCGACGAAACAGCTTCGCACGGCGGGCAGCCGCACCCAGGCTATGCCCTTTTCGCTCAGGCTTACCGGCTGCCCGCCCGGGTCTGCCTCCGTCACGTTTTCGGGAAAAGCGGACGGGAGCGACAGCAGCCTGCTGGCGCTGAATGACGCCAGCGCCGCCAGCAACGTGGCCGTGGAGATCCGAGACAGGGATAAAACGCGCCTGGCGCTGCAGCAGGCCAGTCAGGACGTGGCGGTTGATGCTGAAGGAAATGCAGAGCTGTCATTTTATGCTAATTATATTGCTACCGCAGATAACCCCCAGCCAGGCAAAGCCGATGCCGACGCCACCTTTATGATTAATTATAATTAG